The Bacteroidota bacterium genome contains a region encoding:
- a CDS encoding autotransporter outer membrane beta-barrel domain-containing protein encodes MLMLSFAGTATAQTQQGECSNVIALAQQDYQRGYFEEASIRLSECIRRDVLTEKQEKDAYLLLGQIYYANLELDKARDSVRILLERDPSIELKQEEHKRGFIDLVDEVMKEMNTETVESAPPPTRREGFWISVGIGPGEGNIRCDCPLGIDALISQDDPWKGGAAGSFSLSLGGTISPKLQVGAEINQWARSVEDNDRTSAIAVLTFIARYYPNATGNFFLKGGIGFGGATLENRIVKLQASGAALQFGLGYDIMLGRAKKVALTPFFNLNVLYVNEDVLIVDDIRLRGPTEPSYAQLGLAVTWP; translated from the coding sequence ATGCTGATGCTCAGTTTTGCCGGTACGGCTACTGCGCAGACACAACAAGGAGAGTGTAGCAACGTGATCGCGTTGGCGCAGCAAGACTATCAGCGTGGTTACTTTGAAGAAGCCAGCATTCGCCTATCTGAATGCATCCGGCGTGACGTGCTCACCGAAAAGCAGGAGAAGGACGCGTATCTGTTGCTCGGACAAATTTACTACGCAAATCTCGAACTGGATAAAGCCAGAGATTCCGTTCGCATTTTACTCGAGCGGGATCCTTCAATTGAACTAAAGCAGGAAGAACACAAGCGCGGCTTTATCGACCTTGTTGATGAGGTGATGAAGGAAATGAATACAGAAACAGTTGAGTCTGCACCACCTCCAACCCGTCGCGAAGGGTTCTGGATTAGCGTAGGAATCGGGCCGGGGGAAGGCAACATCAGGTGTGATTGTCCGCTCGGCATCGATGCCTTAATCAGTCAGGATGATCCCTGGAAAGGAGGGGCTGCCGGCAGTTTTTCATTGTCACTCGGTGGGACGATCAGTCCCAAGCTGCAGGTTGGGGCTGAGATAAACCAGTGGGCACGCTCTGTTGAAGATAACGACCGCACCTCTGCAATCGCAGTGCTGACATTCATCGCCCGTTATTACCCGAATGCCACTGGCAATTTCTTTTTGAAAGGGGGGATTGGCTTTGGTGGCGCTACACTTGAAAACAGAATTGTAAAATTGCAGGCAAGTGGTGCGGCACTACAATTTGGATTGGGCTACGACATTATGCTTGGTCGGGCCAAGAAAGTCGCGTTGACGCCATTCTTTAATTTGAATGTACTGTACGTCAACGAAGATGTCCTGATTGTTGATGATATCCGTTTACGCGGGCCAACAGAGCCATCGTATGCACAGCTTGGCCTTGCTGTTACGTGGCCTTAA
- a CDS encoding SDR family NAD(P)-dependent oxidoreductase yields the protein MSRVVFITGASSGFGSALAALYAKNGDAVALVARRRERIDTLAAALNAAGGKAKAFVCDVSDRGQVHAAVAACEAALGPVDLMIANAGVAHRTRAVGFDATAVQKTFDVNLLGAAYCYEAVLPGMLARNRGQLVGISSLAGYRGVPGAVAYCSSKAALNSLLESLRVELYKTNINVTTVCPGYVKTEMTADVETPMPFLLELDDAAKRIYRAIDRAKTEFAFPWPMAFLTRFGRLVPNAIYDRLAGQFTI from the coding sequence ATGTCGAGAGTTGTATTCATCACGGGCGCTTCTTCCGGGTTCGGATCCGCATTGGCAGCGTTGTATGCAAAAAATGGCGATGCCGTAGCCCTGGTGGCTAGGCGCCGCGAACGCATTGACACGCTGGCAGCAGCACTCAATGCTGCCGGCGGGAAAGCGAAAGCTTTTGTGTGTGATGTGTCGGATCGGGGCCAAGTGCACGCCGCAGTGGCTGCATGCGAAGCAGCACTGGGGCCGGTGGACTTGATGATTGCCAATGCCGGCGTTGCGCATCGCACCCGTGCAGTTGGATTTGATGCAACGGCCGTACAAAAAACGTTTGATGTAAACCTGCTTGGGGCTGCCTATTGCTACGAAGCTGTATTGCCAGGGATGCTTGCGCGCAACCGCGGCCAACTGGTGGGCATCAGTAGCCTGGCTGGTTACCGTGGCGTGCCGGGTGCAGTTGCCTATTGTTCGAGCAAAGCAGCACTGAACAGTTTGCTCGAAAGTTTGCGGGTTGAATTGTATAAGACGAATATCAACGTGACAACGGTTTGTCCCGGATACGTAAAAACAGAAATGACAGCGGACGTCGAAACGCCGATGCCATTTCTGTTGGAGTTAGATGACGCCGCGAAGCGTATCTACCGTGCAATCGATCGAGCCAAGACCGAATTTGCTTTTCCCTGGCCGATGGCTTTTCTGACCAGGTTTGGCCGATTGGTGCCCAACGCGATTTATGATCGCCTGGCCGGCCAGTTTACCATTTAA
- a CDS encoding ACT domain-containing protein yields MNFEVLAEELAVCRLPPDAAVPGGILDAAFCAVTRTADELSLVLSVDQVAPGWEEVERIWRALKIQGPLDFSMVGVIARISAPLADAGIPIFVVSTFETDYLLVKNDQFEKTCALLLNAGHAISNA; encoded by the coding sequence GCGGAAGAACTGGCTGTTTGCCGGCTTCCCCCCGATGCTGCTGTTCCTGGCGGCATTCTTGATGCAGCGTTTTGCGCCGTCACCCGGACAGCAGATGAGCTATCCCTGGTCCTGTCTGTGGACCAGGTAGCACCGGGGTGGGAGGAGGTCGAGCGGATCTGGCGTGCACTTAAAATTCAAGGGCCACTAGACTTTAGCATGGTTGGTGTTATTGCCCGCATCAGTGCGCCACTGGCTGATGCAGGCATTCCCATTTTTGTCGTTTCGACGTTTGAAACCGACTATTTGCTGGTCAAGAACGATCAGTTTGAGAAGACCTGTGCATTGCTGTTAAATGCCGGCCATGCCATAAGCAATGCTTAA
- a CDS encoding 2-phosphosulfolactate phosphatase, which yields MKIKMYSLLAGAREASGTVIIIDVFRAFTTASVALAAGVSKIVFFADPDDALAYRRAGKADFCAGEVDGIPPAGYDFGNSPYELATAASRGIDIKGKVMAHSTRAGTVGVNAASHADQIYGGSLANAKATIDAVRADKPDLVSIVAMGLAGKVRTDEDEMCAIYMRNLLEGRSTAHDAIQSIIKSGHEVLKFADPAQPQWHEEDVDYALKIDSLNQVVRIEEENGLLVAKPQ from the coding sequence GTGAAAATAAAGATGTACAGCCTGCTCGCTGGCGCCCGCGAGGCCAGCGGCACAGTTATCATTATTGATGTGTTTCGCGCATTTACTACGGCATCCGTAGCCCTGGCAGCCGGCGTATCAAAAATTGTATTCTTTGCAGATCCCGATGACGCCCTCGCTTATCGCCGGGCCGGCAAGGCGGATTTTTGTGCAGGCGAAGTGGATGGGATCCCACCAGCAGGATATGACTTTGGTAATTCTCCCTATGAACTGGCGACCGCTGCCTCCCGCGGCATCGATATTAAGGGTAAGGTTATGGCGCATTCTACGCGCGCCGGCACGGTGGGTGTAAACGCGGCCTCCCATGCGGATCAGATTTATGGCGGCTCACTGGCAAATGCCAAAGCAACCATTGACGCAGTACGCGCCGACAAACCAGACCTGGTTTCAATTGTGGCAATGGGGCTGGCCGGCAAAGTGCGAACAGACGAAGACGAAATGTGCGCAATCTATATGCGCAATTTGCTCGAAGGCAGGTCAACAGCTCATGATGCAATACAAAGCATCATCAAGTCAGGACACGAAGTGCTCAAATTTGCTGATCCGGCGCAACCCCAATGGCATGAGGAAGATGTAGATTATGCACTGAAAATCGACAGCCTGAATCAAGTGGTCCGGATTGAGGAAGAAAATGGGCTGCTGGTGGCTAAACCTCAATAA
- a CDS encoding alpha/beta hydrolase, with protein MEEHPITSVLKFFLLSLLALLVLVSSGLLYRMYEQNRVVEATKINTQGGIDLLGNVMLGGEEQWVLIRGKNQTNPVLLYLHGGPGSFIIPRARDFGRLLEEDFVVVYWDQRGSGKSYRSGVPVNSMNLDQFISDTRELVDVLKQRFNVPKVYLVGNSWGAALGALTVERYPELFYAYVATGQLVNTARAEAISYEFTLKEAKLTENREAIKELTEMGPPPWDYQTMTRQRKWLRRFGGTIYEEKESANSFLSDFMGKMLLSPEYSLMEIVENSMDPNFAVRNLWDDIAGIDLFEQVPRIEVPVYFLAGRHDYNTPSELVEEYVEQLDAPNGKHLIWFENAAHMPEFEDPQRYYDIMVDSVLASTYPGPDAQ; from the coding sequence ATGGAAGAGCATCCTATAACTTCTGTGCTGAAATTTTTTCTGCTCTCGCTCCTGGCCCTTTTGGTGCTGGTATCGAGCGGGTTGCTGTATAGAATGTATGAGCAGAACAGGGTAGTCGAAGCCACCAAGATAAACACGCAAGGCGGCATCGATTTACTAGGTAATGTAATGCTGGGCGGAGAAGAGCAATGGGTGCTCATCCGCGGTAAAAACCAGACCAATCCTGTTCTTCTCTATCTACATGGCGGTCCTGGATCTTTTATTATCCCGAGGGCACGTGATTTTGGCCGTTTGCTCGAAGAAGACTTTGTTGTTGTTTACTGGGACCAGCGTGGTTCGGGTAAATCATATCGTTCCGGGGTTCCTGTCAATTCAATGAACCTGGACCAGTTTATCTCGGACACCCGAGAGCTGGTAGATGTGTTAAAGCAGCGTTTTAACGTGCCCAAGGTTTACCTTGTTGGAAATTCCTGGGGTGCTGCGCTTGGGGCGCTTACCGTTGAGCGTTACCCAGAACTGTTTTACGCGTACGTGGCCACCGGCCAGCTTGTAAATACTGCGCGTGCGGAAGCTATCTCATACGAATTTACGCTCAAGGAAGCGAAGCTCACAGAAAACCGTGAAGCGATCAAAGAGCTTACGGAAATGGGTCCGCCACCCTGGGATTACCAGACCATGACACGCCAGCGCAAGTGGCTGCGGCGATTTGGGGGCACCATTTACGAAGAGAAAGAATCTGCTAACAGCTTCCTTTCTGATTTCATGGGTAAAATGTTGCTCAGCCCTGAGTATTCGCTCATGGAGATTGTTGAAAACAGCATGGATCCCAATTTTGCAGTGCGAAATCTGTGGGACGATATCGCCGGCATCGACTTGTTTGAGCAAGTACCACGCATCGAAGTGCCAGTGTATTTCCTGGCCGGCCGGCACGATTACAATACACCGTCTGAACTCGTCGAAGAATATGTCGAGCAGCTTGATGCCCCGAATGGCAAGCACTTGATCTGGTTCGAAAACGCAGCGCACATGCCTGAGTTTGAAGACCCGCAGCGGTACTACGACATCATGGTCGATTCTGTCCTCGCCTCTACCTATCCGGGCCCCGACGCGCAGTAG
- a CDS encoding serine/threonine-protein kinase encodes MDERWSQIRMLFREALDLAPAQWETFLQSRVEDEKIRDKVLSMLAAYDEDDTFLESPAANIGPGAPGRSTTSGLVGTRVGPYEIKRSIARGGMGVVFEALDTKLDKVVALKMMSPALVQDPSFRQRFEQEARTLARLEDPHFVRVNALIDEGPNTFIVMEYVDGVTLAQHIQKRGPLAGKDAITVGAQILQALSKAHRQGIVHRDLKPSNIMLTKNYEGRLLVKVLDFGIAKNIQPDAQQTRTVGAVGTLFYMSPEQARGLRTIDHRTDLYSLGVTLYETLCGALPFDTGVDEYTVRRQIVEGHVIPINKRLPKLDTALARVLDKALSTDPADRFDDAETMRQALMDARTQTQRSANMQPAVGQQAAQPASASKTAKRRPVPLFAGVAAVVLLLAASVFLYNQFTASPAVPETAAVQPVAGGAEAENPANLGVQLGADSLSDNDRPDNNLSLNARTNDEDITSSALENANGDAQPLDTTPAGQGGEQRNIADEVPPVERANQGSGSEDTSTLLAAADPEISPPPAEVPQEATAEAGGQEQQPVQMGELSVRALPGGRIYIDDVLQESFIHRGELEAGMHSVRIENARLGMWSCRVQVNPNLVETINVNFETGVAPVVAAEDADSGAAILGLPILIDGYQTSRTTPERVQLLTGLRQIEVSTDTYELVETVLDPGAGCFQKVGNLINVHPESVSGWSPRILLRLRKIN; translated from the coding sequence ATGGATGAACGCTGGTCACAAATCAGAATGCTCTTCAGGGAGGCGCTTGATCTAGCGCCGGCCCAATGGGAGACGTTTCTCCAGTCGCGGGTTGAGGATGAAAAGATTCGCGACAAAGTGTTGTCTATGCTCGCCGCATACGATGAAGATGATACCTTCCTTGAATCGCCAGCAGCAAACATAGGCCCCGGTGCGCCTGGCCGAAGTACAACCTCTGGTCTGGTGGGTACCCGCGTCGGCCCATATGAAATCAAGCGTTCTATCGCCCGTGGAGGTATGGGGGTGGTTTTTGAAGCGCTAGATACGAAGCTAGATAAAGTAGTTGCGCTGAAAATGATGAGCCCGGCGCTGGTTCAGGACCCCAGCTTCCGCCAGCGATTTGAGCAGGAAGCACGCACCCTTGCCCGGCTCGAAGACCCGCACTTTGTGCGCGTCAACGCGCTAATTGATGAAGGGCCCAACACGTTTATCGTGATGGAATACGTGGATGGGGTGACGCTGGCCCAGCACATCCAGAAGCGCGGCCCGCTTGCCGGTAAAGATGCCATTACCGTAGGCGCACAAATTTTGCAGGCCTTAAGCAAGGCACACCGGCAGGGAATTGTGCATCGCGACCTGAAGCCGAGCAACATCATGCTCACCAAAAACTATGAAGGCCGGCTGCTGGTCAAAGTACTGGACTTCGGGATTGCCAAAAACATCCAGCCAGACGCGCAGCAGACCCGAACGGTCGGCGCCGTGGGTACCCTCTTCTACATGTCACCCGAGCAGGCACGTGGCCTGCGGACCATCGATCATCGTACGGACCTTTACTCGCTCGGCGTAACCCTCTACGAAACGCTGTGCGGCGCGTTGCCTTTTGATACTGGGGTGGATGAATACACCGTCCGCCGGCAAATTGTTGAAGGGCACGTCATCCCCATCAACAAGCGCCTGCCCAAGTTGGATACAGCCCTGGCACGCGTACTTGATAAGGCACTCTCTACCGATCCTGCGGATCGTTTTGACGATGCTGAGACCATGCGCCAGGCACTGATGGATGCACGTACGCAAACGCAACGAAGCGCGAACATGCAGCCTGCAGTAGGGCAACAGGCTGCACAGCCGGCATCTGCCTCAAAAACAGCCAAACGCCGCCCAGTGCCATTGTTTGCTGGTGTAGCAGCTGTTGTGTTGCTCTTGGCTGCGAGTGTTTTCCTGTACAATCAGTTTACCGCATCGCCTGCCGTTCCTGAAACCGCTGCCGTGCAGCCAGTAGCAGGTGGTGCAGAAGCCGAGAACCCGGCAAACCTCGGCGTCCAGCTGGGAGCCGATAGCCTTTCAGATAATGATCGACCGGACAACAACCTGTCCCTTAACGCTCGGACAAACGATGAGGATATTACCTCTTCAGCGCTAGAAAATGCTAACGGAGATGCACAGCCGCTGGATACGACGCCGGCAGGGCAAGGTGGTGAACAGCGCAACATAGCTGATGAAGTGCCCCCCGTCGAGCGTGCAAACCAGGGATCTGGTAGTGAAGATACATCCACATTGCTCGCTGCAGCAGATCCAGAGATATCGCCGCCGCCGGCTGAGGTACCACAGGAAGCTACAGCAGAAGCTGGTGGTCAAGAACAACAACCCGTTCAGATGGGAGAGCTTTCGGTGCGGGCATTGCCAGGTGGGAGAATCTACATCGATGATGTATTACAGGAAAGTTTTATACATAGAGGAGAATTAGAGGCGGGCATGCACAGTGTGCGTATCGAGAATGCAAGACTTGGCATGTGGTCGTGTAGGGTACAGGTAAACCCCAACCTGGTTGAGACCATTAATGTTAATTTTGAGACGGGCGTTGCTCCGGTTGTGGCGGCTGAAGATGCGGATTCCGGTGCTGCAATTCTTGGACTGCCCATCCTTATTGATGGGTACCAAACATCGCGGACTACGCCCGAAAGAGTTCAGTTATTAACAGGGCTACGGCAGATCGAGGTAAGCACTGATACTTATGAACTGGTTGAAACTGTACTCGACCCCGGTGCCGGCTGTTTTCAGAAAGTTGGTAACTTAATTAACGTGCATCCCGAGTCGGTAAGTGGCTGGAGCCCCAGGATTTTGCTTCGGCTGAGAAAAATAAATTAG